The proteins below come from a single Felis catus isolate Fca126 chromosome A1, F.catus_Fca126_mat1.0, whole genome shotgun sequence genomic window:
- the MRPL36 gene encoding 39S ribosomal protein L36, mitochondrial, whose product MCISVPILSASEAVGTQWREGVRAGVAGAPAAPSLRPALRGRPRDLAAIFFSGGHCGRRLPRSIAQAHARRAGDSLRPFLPRPGHHMARVLVAKMLACALSPLLRGSPGPAKPRALSTLLAGPLRTAGPAGPWPLPGRLLPGLQLALGFKTKGVIKERCRDCYRVKRRGRWFIYCKTNPKHKQRQM is encoded by the exons ATGTGTATTTCTGTTCCCATTTTGTCAGCCTCCGAGGCCGTAGGTACCCAGTGGCGGGAGGGCGTCCGCGCAGGGGTAGCTGGGGCTCCTGCAGCTCCGTCTCTGCGCCCGGCGCTGCGGGGACGACCACGTGACCTTGCCGCCATCTTTTTTTCTGGCGGACACTGCGGGCGGCGGCTTCCCCGCTCCATTGCGCAGGCGCATGCGAGGCGCGCGGGCGACAGTCTCCGGCCCTTTCTTCCCAG GCCCGGCCACCACATGGCCCGCGTGCTCGTGGCGAAGATGCTGGCGTGCGCCCTGAGCCCGCTGCTCCGGGGGAGCCCCGGGCCGGCGAAGCCCCGCGCGCTCTCCACTCTCCTGGCGGGACCTCTTCGCACCGCGGGGCCCGCGGGACCCTGGCCCCTGCCCGGCCGCCTCCTGCCCGGCCTGCAGCTTGCCCTGGGCTTCAAGACCAAGGGCGTCATCAAGGAGCGCTGTCGGGACTGCTACCGGGTGAAGAGGCGCGGGCGCTGGTTCATCTACTGCAAAACGAACCCAAAACACAAACAGAGACAGATGTAG